The Bacillota bacterium genome includes a window with the following:
- a CDS encoding transcriptional repressor — protein MRDELEVARRKLSEKEYRLTPQRQAVLEALLAHSGEHLSAEDVYALVKRTHPDIGLATVYRTLDLLASLDVLQKIDLGDGRARYELGDEEHYHHHLICVRCGKVAEFDIDLLESLEALVFKRTGFEVLDHQVKLFGLCRECRAKDPHTLLDGGG, from the coding sequence ATGCGTGACGAGTTGGAAGTGGCGCGGCGAAAGCTCAGCGAAAAGGAGTACCGCCTCACGCCCCAGCGACAGGCGGTTCTTGAGGCACTGCTAGCTCATTCCGGCGAGCATCTGAGTGCGGAAGACGTCTACGCCCTGGTGAAGAGAACCCATCCCGATATCGGGCTGGCCACCGTGTACCGCACCCTGGACCTTCTGGCCAGCCTTGACGTTCTGCAGAAGATCGATCTCGGCGACGGGCGTGCCCGCTATGAACTGGGGGATGAGGAGCATTACCACCACCACCTCATCTGCGTGCGATGCGGCAAGGTGGCGGAGTTCGACATCGACCTGCTGGAGTCGCTGGAAGCCCTGGTGTTCAAGCGCACCGGTTTTGAGGTGCTCGATCACCAGGTGAAGCTTTTCGGTCTCTGCCGGGAGTGTCGGGCTAAGGATCCGCACACCCTACTGGACGGAGGGGGCTAG
- a CDS encoding TMEM165/GDT1 family protein, producing the protein MWRAALSAFLVVFLAELGDKTQLCTFLLAAKDRSPWTVFLGAAAALVMTSLLAALLGGAVGKLVPEKVLRMLAGSAFVILGGLLLAGKL; encoded by the coding sequence TTGTGGCGGGCGGCACTGAGCGCATTCCTGGTCGTATTCCTGGCTGAACTCGGGGACAAGACCCAGCTCTGCACTTTTTTGCTGGCAGCGAAAGATCGGTCGCCCTGGACAGTGTTTCTGGGGGCGGCCGCTGCCTTGGTCATGACATCGCTGCTGGCTGCGCTGCTGGGAGGTGCGGTGGGGAAGCTGGTGCCGGAGAAGGTCCTGCGGATGCTGGCGGGGTCAGCCTTTGTTATCCTGGGGGGGCTTCTGCTGGCGGGCAAGCTGTGA